A portion of the Pseudomonas protegens CHA0 genome contains these proteins:
- a CDS encoding YkgJ family cysteine cluster protein, giving the protein MSCNRQIVRSLRQQIPSFECVPGCHDCCGPVTTSPEEMSRLPRKTAAEQEAAMDELNCVHLGPNGCTVYDERPLICRLFGTTPSLPCPNGRRPVEMIHPRVEKQIHDYMASTRQVLV; this is encoded by the coding sequence ATGAGCTGTAACCGTCAAATCGTCCGCAGCCTGCGTCAGCAGATTCCCTCTTTCGAGTGCGTTCCCGGCTGCCACGACTGCTGCGGCCCGGTGACCACCTCGCCGGAGGAAATGTCCCGCCTGCCGCGCAAGACCGCTGCCGAGCAGGAAGCTGCCATGGACGAGCTCAACTGCGTGCACCTGGGGCCCAACGGTTGCACCGTGTATGACGAGCGTCCGCTGATCTGCCGCCTGTTCGGCACCACGCCGAGCCTGCCTTGCCCCAACGGCCGGCGCCCGGTGGAGATGATCCACCCTCGGGTCGAAAAACAGATCCACGACTACATGGCCAGCACTCGCCAGGTCCT
- a CDS encoding DUF1127 domain-containing protein: MNGLSDVRLSLRSQELQAEQEQALAARLPRSAPPGLSPLGLYWHRLRTRKALLELTAEQLRDVGLSREEARAEGLKPFWRL, translated from the coding sequence ATGAACGGCTTGAGCGATGTGCGTCTGTCGTTACGGAGTCAGGAGCTGCAGGCAGAGCAGGAGCAGGCACTGGCGGCACGCCTGCCACGCTCCGCACCGCCTGGGCTGAGCCCGCTGGGTCTGTACTGGCATCGGCTGCGCACGCGCAAGGCGTTGCTGGAGCTGACTGCCGAGCAGTTGCGCGATGTCGGCCTGAGCCGGGAAGAGGCGCGGGCCGAAGGTCTCAAGCCGTTCTGGCGGCTGTAG
- a CDS encoding NAD(P)/FAD-dependent oxidoreductase, whose translation MPASLQHAASYYAASSLPQPDYPALAGDLTADVCVVGGGFSGLNTALELAERGLSVVLLEAHKIGWGASGRNGGQLIRGVGHGLDQFTKVIGEDGVRQMKLMGLEAVEIVRQRIERFQIPCDLTWGYCDLANKPADLAGFAEDAEELRSLGYRHQTRLLQADEMHSVVGSKRYVGGLIDMGSGHLHPLNLALGEARAAQQLGVQLFEHSAVTRIDYGPEVKVHSSRGTVRAKTLVLGCNAYLNDLNPELGGKVLPAGSYIIATEPLSPALAQELLPQNMAVCDQRVALDYYRLSADRRLLFGGACHYSGRDPKDIAAYMRPKMLEVFPQLAAVKIDYQWGGMIGIGANRLPQIGRLKDQPNVYYAQAYSGHGLNATHLAGKLLGEAISGQHGGGFDLFAKVPHITFPGGKHLRSPLLALGMLWHRLKELL comes from the coding sequence ATGCCCGCCAGCCTTCAGCACGCCGCTTCCTACTATGCCGCCAGCAGCCTGCCGCAACCTGACTACCCAGCGTTGGCGGGCGATCTGACAGCCGATGTGTGCGTGGTCGGGGGCGGTTTTTCCGGGCTCAACACCGCGCTGGAACTGGCCGAGCGTGGCCTCAGCGTGGTCCTGCTGGAGGCGCACAAGATCGGCTGGGGCGCCAGCGGGCGCAATGGCGGGCAGTTGATTCGCGGCGTCGGCCACGGCCTCGACCAGTTCACCAAGGTGATAGGCGAGGACGGAGTGCGGCAGATGAAGCTCATGGGGCTGGAGGCGGTGGAGATCGTCCGCCAACGCATCGAGCGTTTCCAGATCCCTTGCGACCTGACCTGGGGCTACTGCGACCTGGCCAACAAGCCGGCCGACCTTGCCGGCTTCGCCGAAGACGCCGAGGAACTGCGCAGCCTCGGCTATCGCCACCAGACCCGGCTGCTGCAGGCCGATGAAATGCACAGCGTGGTGGGTTCCAAGCGCTATGTTGGCGGCTTGATCGACATGGGTTCGGGCCACCTGCACCCGCTGAACCTGGCCCTGGGCGAAGCCCGGGCGGCGCAGCAACTGGGGGTGCAACTGTTCGAGCACTCTGCGGTGACCCGCATCGACTACGGCCCCGAGGTCAAGGTCCACAGCAGTCGCGGCACCGTCCGGGCCAAGACCCTGGTACTGGGCTGCAACGCCTACCTCAACGATCTCAATCCGGAGTTGGGGGGCAAGGTGCTTCCGGCCGGCAGCTACATCATCGCCACCGAACCCTTGAGCCCGGCCCTGGCCCAGGAACTGCTGCCGCAGAACATGGCGGTCTGCGACCAACGCGTGGCCCTGGACTACTACCGCCTTTCGGCTGACCGGCGCCTGCTGTTCGGGGGTGCCTGTCATTATTCGGGCCGTGACCCCAAGGACATCGCCGCCTACATGCGGCCGAAGATGCTGGAAGTGTTCCCGCAACTGGCCGCAGTGAAGATCGACTACCAGTGGGGCGGCATGATCGGCATCGGCGCCAACCGCCTGCCGCAGATCGGCCGGCTCAAGGACCAGCCCAATGTGTATTACGCCCAGGCCTATTCGGGCCACGGCCTGAATGCCACGCACCTGGCGGGCAAGCTGCTGGGCGAGGCCATCAGCGGCCAGCACGGCGGCGGTTTCGACCTCTTCGCCAAGGTGCCGCACATCACTTTCCCGGGCGGCAAGCATCTGCGCTCGCCGCTGCTGGCCCTGGGCATGCTCTGGCACCGCTTGAAGGAACTGCTCTGA
- a CDS encoding phospholipase D family protein, which yields MNPIQAFTWLLLLSLGLGGCATREVPYQPSQALPARDSGFAQSIRAQAAPYQGRSGFRLLPNSTEAFMARAELIRNAQSSLDLQYYIVHDGISTRMLVDELLKAADRGVRVRILLDDTTSDGLDQIIATLAAHPQIQIRLFNPLHLGRSTGLTRAMGRLFNLSQQHRRMHNKLWLADNSVAIVGGRNLGDEYFDAQPNLNFTDIDMFSVGPVAEQLGHSFDQYWNSALSRPIGEFLSSTPSTKALDNTRLRLEESLQDSRRQNQALYRQLMTYQTQPRMDIWRKELIWAWNQALWDAPAKVLAKGDPDPHLLLTTQLAPELSGVGKELIMISAYFVPGQPGLVYLTGRADAGVSVSLLTNSLEATDVPVVHGGYAPYRKALLEHGVKLYELRRQPGERGGSGPHLFHSGSYKGSDSSLHSKAMIFDRRKSFIGSFNFDPRSVLWNTEVGVLVDSPELAEHVRALALQGMAPALSYQVKLLDGKLVWVTEDQGQLHSLGHEPGNWWRRFNAWLSTRIGLERML from the coding sequence TTGAACCCTATACAGGCCTTCACCTGGCTTCTGCTGCTGAGCCTCGGGCTGGGCGGCTGCGCTACCCGCGAGGTGCCGTACCAACCCAGCCAGGCCCTGCCCGCCCGTGATTCGGGCTTTGCCCAGTCGATCCGGGCCCAGGCCGCACCCTACCAGGGGCGTTCCGGCTTTCGCCTGCTACCCAACAGCACCGAAGCGTTCATGGCCCGCGCCGAGCTGATCCGCAACGCGCAAAGCAGCCTCGACCTGCAGTACTACATCGTCCACGACGGCATCAGCACCCGCATGCTGGTGGACGAGCTGCTCAAGGCCGCCGACCGTGGCGTGCGGGTACGCATCCTGCTGGACGACACCACCAGCGACGGCCTGGACCAGATCATCGCCACCCTGGCCGCCCACCCGCAGATCCAGATCCGCCTGTTCAACCCTCTGCACCTGGGCCGCAGCACCGGCCTGACCCGGGCCATGGGCCGCCTGTTCAACCTGTCGCAGCAGCATCGGCGGATGCACAACAAGCTCTGGCTGGCAGACAACAGCGTGGCCATCGTGGGCGGGCGCAACCTGGGGGATGAATACTTCGACGCCCAGCCCAACCTGAATTTCACCGACATCGACATGTTCAGCGTGGGTCCGGTGGCCGAGCAACTGGGCCACAGCTTCGACCAGTACTGGAACAGCGCCCTGAGCCGCCCCATCGGCGAGTTCCTGTCCAGCACACCTTCCACCAAGGCGCTGGACAACACCCGGCTGCGCCTCGAGGAATCCTTGCAGGACAGCCGCCGGCAGAACCAGGCGCTGTACCGGCAGTTAATGACCTACCAGACCCAGCCGCGCATGGACATCTGGCGCAAGGAACTGATCTGGGCCTGGAACCAGGCCCTGTGGGACGCTCCGGCCAAGGTCCTGGCCAAGGGTGACCCCGACCCGCACCTGCTGCTCACCACCCAGCTGGCACCGGAACTGAGCGGGGTCGGCAAGGAGCTGATCATGATCTCGGCCTACTTCGTTCCGGGGCAGCCTGGGCTGGTGTACCTGACCGGGCGCGCGGACGCCGGAGTCTCGGTGAGCCTGTTGACCAACTCCCTGGAAGCCACCGACGTGCCAGTGGTGCATGGCGGCTATGCGCCCTATCGCAAGGCATTGCTGGAACATGGAGTGAAGCTCTACGAACTGCGCCGACAACCCGGCGAGCGCGGTGGCAGCGGGCCGCACCTGTTCCACAGCGGCTCCTACAAGGGCTCCGACTCCAGCCTGCACAGCAAGGCGATGATCTTCGACCGACGAAAGAGCTTCATCGGCTCGTTCAACTTCGACCCCCGTTCGGTGCTGTGGAACACCGAGGTCGGGGTGCTGGTGGACAGCCCCGAGCTGGCTGAACATGTCCGCGCCCTGGCCCTGCAGGGGATGGCGCCGGCCCTGAGCTACCAGGTCAAGCTGCTGGACGGCAAGCTGGTCTGGGTGACCGAGGACCAGGGCCAGTTGCACAGCCTGGGCCATGAACCCGGTAACTGGTGGCGCCGCTTCAATGCCTGGCTGAGCACCCGCATCGGCCTGGAACGCATGCTCTGA
- a CDS encoding PLP-dependent aminotransferase family protein: MTLYVNLAELLGTRIEQGFYRPGDRLPSVRALSVEHGVSLSTVQQAYRLLEDNGLAMPKPKSGYFVPPSRELPALPAVGRPAQRPVEISQWDQVLELIRAVPRKDVVQLGRGMPDITTPTLKPLLRALARLSRRQDMPGLHYDNIYGVLELREQVARLMLDSGCQLGAGDLVITTGCHEALSTSIRAICEPGDIVAVDSPSFHGAMQTLKGLGMKALEIPTDPITGISLEALELALEQWPIKAIQLTPNCNNPLGYIMPEPRKRALLTLAQRFDVAIIEDDVYGELAYTYPRPRTIKSFDDDGRVLLCSSFSKTLAPGLRIGWVAPGRYLERVLHMKYISTGSTAPQPQVAIAEFLKSGHFEPHLRKMRTQYQRNRDLMLDWVSRYFPAGTRASRPQGSFMLWIELPEGFDALKLNRVLLEQGVQIAVGSIFSASGKYRNCLRMNYAAKPTAQIEDAVRKVGAAAIKLLSETSD; the protein is encoded by the coding sequence ATGACCCTCTACGTCAACCTCGCCGAACTCCTGGGCACCCGCATTGAGCAGGGCTTCTACCGCCCCGGCGATCGACTGCCCTCAGTGCGCGCCCTGAGCGTCGAGCACGGGGTCAGCCTGAGCACCGTGCAGCAGGCCTACCGCCTGCTGGAAGACAACGGCCTGGCGATGCCCAAGCCCAAGTCCGGCTACTTCGTGCCGCCCAGCCGCGAACTGCCCGCCCTGCCCGCCGTTGGCCGCCCGGCCCAGCGACCGGTAGAGATCTCGCAGTGGGACCAGGTGCTGGAACTGATTCGCGCCGTGCCGCGCAAGGACGTGGTGCAACTGGGCCGCGGCATGCCGGACATCACCACCCCCACCCTCAAGCCTCTGCTTCGGGCCCTGGCCCGCCTCAGCCGGCGCCAGGACATGCCAGGCCTGCACTACGACAACATTTACGGCGTGCTGGAGCTGCGCGAACAGGTCGCGCGACTGATGCTGGATTCCGGCTGCCAGCTGGGGGCCGGCGACCTGGTGATCACCACCGGCTGCCACGAGGCGCTGTCCACCAGCATTCGCGCCATCTGCGAGCCGGGGGATATCGTCGCCGTGGACTCGCCGAGCTTCCACGGCGCCATGCAGACCCTCAAGGGCCTGGGCATGAAGGCCCTGGAGATCCCCACCGACCCCATTACCGGAATCAGCCTGGAAGCTCTGGAACTGGCTTTGGAACAGTGGCCGATCAAGGCCATACAGTTGACGCCCAACTGCAACAACCCCCTGGGCTACATCATGCCGGAGCCGCGCAAGCGGGCACTGCTGACCCTGGCCCAGCGCTTCGACGTGGCGATCATCGAGGACGATGTGTATGGCGAACTGGCCTACACCTACCCGCGCCCGCGCACCATCAAGTCCTTCGACGATGATGGCCGGGTGCTGCTGTGCAGCTCGTTCTCGAAAACCCTGGCCCCAGGCCTGCGCATCGGCTGGGTAGCGCCCGGTCGCTACCTGGAACGTGTACTGCACATGAAATACATCAGCACCGGCTCCACGGCCCCGCAGCCCCAAGTAGCCATCGCCGAGTTTCTCAAGAGCGGGCACTTCGAGCCGCATTTGCGCAAAATGCGCACCCAATACCAGCGCAATCGTGACCTGATGCTCGATTGGGTCAGCCGCTACTTCCCCGCCGGCACTCGCGCCAGCCGGCCACAGGGCAGTTTCATGCTGTGGATCGAACTCCCCGAGGGCTTTGATGCTCTGAAGCTCAACCGAGTGCTGCTCGAGCAAGGGGTGCAGATTGCCGTGGGCAGCATCTTTTCCGCCTCGGGCAAGTACCGCAATTGCCTGCGGATGAACTACGCTGCCAAGCCAACCGCGCAGATCGAAGACGCGGTACGCAAGGTCGGCGCTGCAGCCATCAAGCTGCTCAGTGAAACCTCGGACTGA